In Magnetococcales bacterium, a genomic segment contains:
- a CDS encoding TolC family protein: MKARALALLWLLATSWPAWGAPTAPPVTQPVGASVEELLQLAKTLNPELAAAALDNDAAKARIQGSDALPDPKLKITFDEISKNDAGWPSQTGIYKYTVQQEIPGWGKRATRRAIAEAGSREANAQLEERVAEVMMRVKTAYADYHRVHLSMDQTSELIQVMRALVEFARVRYAQGAGQQLEATSAEAERGALSVELTRLEKERHRIRARLNALVNRPPDAPLVEHPHLRPMPADRALDPAQLLERALAANPDLKMSQARLEGAEGENRLAGKNWLPDVEVGFGLVDRREEGMQDGFEAMVGLNLPIRTGWRTSAEQEALAKKQAAGERVNLARLKLESGLREALLSLEEARQVEKSATEILLPQARIALQSALKGYEAGIAEATTVLDAVQRLKKFQIERVKAQFEQQVRLAEIERLIGGDL; encoded by the coding sequence ATGAAAGCACGCGCTTTGGCGCTTTTATGGTTGTTGGCAACCTCCTGGCCTGCCTGGGGAGCCCCAACCGCCCCTCCGGTCACCCAACCCGTGGGAGCCAGCGTCGAAGAGTTGTTGCAGTTGGCCAAAACCTTAAATCCGGAGTTGGCCGCCGCCGCCCTGGACAACGATGCCGCCAAGGCGCGCATCCAAGGATCCGACGCCCTGCCCGATCCCAAGCTCAAAATCACCTTCGACGAAATCTCCAAAAACGACGCCGGTTGGCCGAGTCAGACCGGAATCTACAAATACACCGTGCAACAAGAAATACCCGGTTGGGGCAAACGGGCCACCCGTCGGGCCATTGCCGAGGCGGGCAGTCGGGAGGCGAACGCTCAACTGGAAGAACGCGTGGCCGAAGTGATGATGCGGGTCAAAACCGCCTATGCGGATTATCACCGGGTGCATCTGTCCATGGACCAGACCAGCGAACTGATCCAGGTGATGCGCGCCCTGGTGGAATTCGCCCGGGTCCGCTATGCCCAGGGGGCGGGACAACAACTGGAGGCCACCTCCGCCGAGGCGGAACGGGGAGCCTTGTCCGTAGAGCTGACCCGGCTGGAAAAAGAGCGTCACCGCATCCGGGCCCGCCTGAACGCCCTGGTGAATCGTCCCCCGGACGCCCCTTTGGTGGAACATCCCCATCTGCGTCCCATGCCTGCGGACCGTGCCCTGGATCCGGCGCAATTGCTGGAACGGGCCTTGGCGGCCAATCCGGATCTGAAAATGAGTCAAGCCCGTCTGGAAGGCGCCGAAGGGGAAAATCGTCTGGCGGGCAAGAACTGGCTGCCGGATGTGGAGGTGGGGTTCGGTCTGGTGGATCGACGGGAAGAAGGCATGCAGGATGGGTTCGAGGCCATGGTGGGGCTCAATCTGCCGATCCGGACCGGTTGGCGCACCAGCGCCGAACAAGAGGCCCTCGCCAAAAAACAGGCCGCCGGAGAACGGGTGAACTTGGCACGGCTGAAACTGGAATCCGGCTTGCGGGAGGCACTGCTCAGTCTGGAAGAGGCCCGTCAAGTGGAAAAAAGCGCCACGGAAATTCTCCTGCCCCAGGCACGCATCGCCTTGCAGTCGGCCCTCAAAGGTTATGAAGCCGGCATCGCCGAAGCCACCACGGTGCTGGACGCGGTGCAACGGTTGAAAAAATTCCAGATCGAACGGGTCAAGGCCCAGTTCGAGCAGCAGGTACGACTGGCGGAGATCGAACGGTTGATCGGAGGTGACTTGTGA
- the grpE gene encoding nucleotide exchange factor GrpE produces the protein MSRKTVDAGEETPMTGQEPDVENNAPEESVPVEDNEALDDATPMEGDGFDEEPEEKSEGYISPMELLIQAQAKAEEYRNDYLRALADMKNLRQRTEREIQQARQFAIEAFAKDLLQVADNLERALSAIPASDDPVSVAVTDGVRMVASGLENTLKKHGVTRIQAMNAPFDPNLHQAVMQVEDPTVEPDRVVRELQSGYLLNQRLLRPSMVGISQGGSRNGNS, from the coding sequence ATGTCCAGAAAAACAGTCGATGCGGGGGAAGAGACCCCCATGACCGGTCAGGAGCCGGATGTCGAGAACAACGCCCCGGAGGAGTCTGTGCCCGTGGAAGACAACGAAGCGCTGGATGACGCGACCCCCATGGAAGGAGATGGATTCGACGAGGAACCGGAGGAGAAATCCGAAGGGTATATCTCTCCCATGGAACTGCTGATCCAGGCCCAGGCCAAGGCCGAGGAGTATCGCAACGATTATTTGCGCGCTCTGGCCGACATGAAAAATTTGCGGCAACGCACCGAACGGGAGATCCAGCAGGCGCGCCAGTTCGCCATCGAGGCCTTTGCCAAGGATCTGTTGCAGGTGGCCGACAACCTGGAACGGGCCTTGAGCGCCATTCCCGCCAGCGACGATCCGGTGAGCGTGGCCGTGACCGACGGGGTGCGCATGGTGGCTTCCGGATTGGAAAATACCTTGAAAAAACATGGTGTCACCCGCATTCAGGCCATGAACGCCCCCTTTGATCCCAATCTTCACCAGGCGGTGATGCAGGTGGAAGATCCCACCGTGGAACCGGATCGGGTGGTGCGGGAGCTGCAAAGCGGGTATCTGCTCAATCAACGGCTGCTGCGTCCCTCGATGGTCGGGATTTCCCAGGGCGGAAGCCGGAATGGGAATTCTTGA
- the dnaK gene encoding molecular chaperone DnaK: protein MGKVIGIDLGTTNSCVAIMEGGDPKVIENSEGSRTTPSMVAFTSSNERLVGQSAKRQAVTNPKNTLFAIKRLIGRRYDDPTTQRDRKQVPYEIIKADNGDAWVNGGDKKMSPSEISAMILQKMRQTAEDYLGEKVTDAVVTVPAYFNDAQRQATKDAGRIAGLNVMRIINEPTAAALAYGLDKKGSQTIAVYDLGGGTFDISILDIGEGVFEVKSTNGDTFLGGEDFDHAIIQYLAETFQKESGINLRQDNMALQRLKEAAEKAKIELSNSTQTDINLPFITADASGPKHLNVSMTRAKLEALVDDLLQRTLEPCRIALKDAGISTRDVHEVILVGGMTRMPKVQSLVAEFFGREPHKGVNPDEVVAIGAAIQGGVLKGDVKDVLLLDVTPLSLGIETLGGVFTKLIDKNTTVPTRKSQVFSTASDSQSAVTIRVAQGEREMFSDNKLLGQFDLVGLPPAPRGVPQIEVTFDIDANGMVHVSAKDKGTGREQSIKIQASGGLTQDEIDKMVRDAQSHASEDAKKRKLIDARNHADSLVYATEKSLKEHGDKVDGGVKKSIEDALSSLKAVLDGDDAEKIESCTQALMEVSLKLGEAVYKDNEQSAPGAGFGGDAHAAGGKKGAQSGKPEDVVEADYEEVHNDKDTK, encoded by the coding sequence ATGGGCAAAGTCATCGGTATTGATCTGGGCACCACCAATTCGTGCGTGGCAATCATGGAGGGGGGTGACCCCAAGGTGATCGAGAACAGCGAGGGAAGTCGCACCACGCCGTCCATGGTCGCTTTCACCTCAAGCAACGAACGTCTGGTTGGACAGTCCGCGAAACGGCAGGCGGTCACCAATCCCAAAAATACTTTGTTTGCCATCAAGCGTCTGATCGGACGCCGCTATGATGATCCCACCACCCAGCGGGATCGGAAACAGGTTCCCTACGAGATCATCAAGGCGGACAACGGCGACGCGTGGGTCAATGGCGGGGACAAAAAAATGAGTCCCTCGGAAATTTCCGCCATGATCCTGCAAAAGATGCGTCAGACCGCGGAAGACTATCTGGGAGAGAAGGTCACGGATGCCGTGGTGACGGTTCCGGCCTACTTCAACGACGCGCAACGTCAGGCCACCAAGGATGCGGGACGCATCGCCGGCCTCAACGTGATGCGCATCATCAACGAACCCACGGCGGCGGCTCTGGCCTATGGCCTGGACAAAAAGGGCAGCCAGACCATCGCGGTCTATGACCTGGGCGGCGGTACCTTCGACATCTCCATTCTGGACATCGGCGAAGGGGTCTTCGAGGTCAAATCCACCAATGGCGATACCTTCTTGGGTGGTGAGGATTTCGATCACGCCATCATCCAGTATCTGGCGGAGACCTTCCAGAAAGAGAGCGGCATCAATCTGCGTCAGGACAACATGGCCCTGCAACGCCTCAAGGAGGCGGCGGAAAAGGCCAAGATCGAGCTGTCCAACAGCACCCAGACCGATATCAATCTGCCGTTCATCACCGCCGATGCCAGTGGTCCCAAGCACTTGAACGTGAGCATGACCCGGGCCAAGCTGGAAGCCCTGGTGGACGACCTGCTGCAACGCACTCTGGAGCCCTGCCGCATCGCCTTGAAGGACGCGGGCATTTCCACCCGGGATGTCCATGAGGTGATCCTGGTGGGTGGCATGACCCGCATGCCCAAGGTGCAAAGCCTGGTGGCCGAGTTCTTTGGCAGAGAGCCCCACAAGGGGGTCAACCCCGACGAGGTGGTGGCCATCGGCGCCGCCATTCAGGGCGGGGTGCTCAAGGGCGATGTCAAGGATGTGCTGCTGCTGGACGTGACCCCGCTTTCGTTGGGCATCGAGACCCTGGGCGGTGTCTTCACCAAGCTGATCGACAAGAACACCACCGTGCCGACCCGCAAGTCCCAGGTCTTCTCCACCGCCTCCGACAGCCAGTCCGCGGTCACCATCCGCGTGGCCCAGGGGGAACGGGAGATGTTCTCGGACAACAAACTGCTGGGTCAATTCGATCTGGTGGGTCTTCCCCCGGCTCCCCGTGGTGTGCCCCAGATTGAAGTCACCTTCGACATCGACGCCAATGGCATGGTCCATGTGTCCGCCAAGGACAAGGGCACCGGTCGGGAGCAGTCCATCAAGATCCAGGCCTCGGGTGGTCTGACCCAGGACGAGATCGACAAGATGGTCCGTGACGCCCAGTCCCACGCCAGCGAAGATGCCAAGAAGCGCAAATTGATCGACGCTCGCAACCATGCGGATTCTCTGGTTTACGCCACCGAGAAGTCGTTGAAAGAGCATGGCGACAAGGTGGATGGCGGCGTGAAAAAATCCATCGAGGATGCCTTGTCTTCCCTGAAAGCGGTTCTCGACGGGGATGACGCCGAAAAGATCGAAAGCTGCACCCAGGCCCTGATGGAAGTCTCCCTCAAACTGGGGGAGGCGGTCTACAAGGACAATGAGCAGTCTGCTCCCGGCGCGGGTTTTGGTGGAGACGCCCATGCCGCAGGCGGGAAAAAGGGCGCCCAATCCGGCAAGCCGGAGGACGTGGTCGAAGCGGACTATGAGGAAGTCCATAACGATAAAGACACCAAATAA
- the dnaJ gene encoding molecular chaperone DnaJ, with the protein MMSRDLYEILGVPKDASDAAIKKAYRGLAMELHPDRNPGDKTAESKFKEVNAAYEVLKDSKKRAIYDQFGHAGLNQASGGGGGGGFSGDPSGFGGGFGDIFEEFFGDIFGGGRGGGGRGGPQKGEDFRYDMTVSLETVMHGASERIRIPSIVRCETCRGSGAKPGSGPETCSACGGAGQVRTQQGFFSISRPCPTCRGQGRIIRNPCGDCQGQGRQRSEKTLTVKIPPGVETGTRIRLTGEGGAGPLGGPAGDLYIIIEVAPHPIFERFGPDILCHAPITFPQAALGGKLEVPTLIGRAIVTLPPGVQTGKRLALRGKGLPHLNRPGVFGDLVVEVRVETPVTLTKRQKELLQEFEELSNQESQPESHSFLGKVKEFLDKMSSK; encoded by the coding sequence ATAATGTCCAGGGATTTATACGAGATCCTGGGCGTTCCCAAAGACGCCTCGGACGCCGCCATCAAGAAGGCTTATCGTGGCTTGGCCATGGAACTGCACCCGGATCGCAATCCGGGTGACAAGACCGCCGAGTCCAAATTCAAGGAGGTCAACGCCGCTTACGAGGTGTTGAAGGACTCCAAAAAACGCGCCATCTATGATCAGTTCGGTCATGCCGGATTGAATCAGGCCAGTGGCGGCGGAGGTGGAGGTGGTTTCTCGGGGGATCCGTCCGGTTTCGGCGGGGGCTTCGGGGACATCTTCGAGGAGTTCTTCGGGGACATCTTTGGCGGTGGCCGGGGTGGCGGTGGTCGGGGCGGACCGCAGAAAGGCGAGGACTTTCGTTATGACATGACCGTCTCTTTGGAAACGGTCATGCACGGAGCCAGTGAACGGATCCGTATCCCCTCCATCGTGCGTTGTGAGACCTGCCGAGGCTCGGGCGCCAAGCCCGGAAGCGGTCCAGAGACCTGTTCCGCCTGTGGCGGCGCGGGTCAGGTTCGCACCCAGCAGGGATTTTTCTCCATCTCCCGGCCTTGTCCGACCTGTCGTGGGCAGGGCCGCATCATTCGCAATCCCTGTGGCGACTGTCAGGGTCAGGGGCGTCAGCGCTCCGAAAAGACCCTGACCGTGAAAATTCCTCCGGGTGTCGAAACCGGTACCCGCATCCGCCTCACCGGTGAAGGGGGGGCGGGACCATTGGGGGGACCGGCCGGGGATCTGTACATCATCATCGAGGTGGCTCCCCATCCGATTTTCGAGCGGTTCGGGCCGGACATTCTCTGTCACGCGCCCATCACCTTTCCCCAGGCTGCTCTGGGGGGCAAGCTGGAAGTGCCCACCTTGATCGGTCGGGCCATCGTCACCTTGCCTCCGGGGGTGCAGACCGGCAAGCGTCTCGCCTTGCGTGGCAAGGGGTTGCCCCATCTGAATCGTCCGGGGGTGTTTGGCGATCTGGTGGTGGAAGTGCGGGTGGAAACTCCGGTCACCTTGACCAAACGGCAAAAAGAGCTGTTGCAGGAGTTCGAGGAACTGTCCAACCAGGAGTCCCAGCCCGAGTCCCATTCGTTTTTGGGCAAGGTCAAGGAATTTCTCGACAAGATGTCTTCCAAGTAG
- the dapB gene encoding 4-hydroxy-tetrahydrodipicolinate reductase gives MGAQQTEITVVGAGGRMGRMLIQAIQANPSARLVAATEHPDSPFVGQEAGELAGVGPLGVMISGDGASGFQPGRVVIDFTRPQATLAHLEWAMAQKAPMVIGTTGFDAAGREAIRRASEWIPIVFAPNFSVGVNLMFRLAAEAAKALGETVDIEIIEAHHRHKVDAPSGTALGLGQAIAGALDRDLQDVAVYGREGHTGARDRRTIGFATVRGGDIVGDHTALFAGEGERLEITHRASSRMTFAQGAVRAAVWVGSRNAGLFDMGDILGFGKS, from the coding sequence ATGGGCGCGCAGCAAACAGAAATCACTGTGGTCGGAGCGGGTGGACGCATGGGTCGGATGTTGATCCAGGCGATCCAGGCCAATCCCTCGGCCCGTCTGGTGGCCGCCACCGAACATCCGGACTCCCCCTTTGTGGGTCAAGAGGCCGGGGAATTGGCTGGTGTTGGTCCTCTCGGGGTGATGATTTCCGGAGATGGGGCGTCGGGCTTTCAACCGGGTCGGGTGGTGATCGATTTTACCCGTCCCCAGGCAACTCTTGCCCATCTGGAATGGGCCATGGCGCAGAAAGCCCCCATGGTGATTGGTACCACCGGTTTCGATGCCGCAGGCCGGGAGGCGATTCGGCGCGCTTCGGAATGGATCCCCATCGTCTTCGCGCCCAACTTCAGCGTGGGGGTTAACCTCATGTTTCGATTGGCCGCAGAGGCCGCCAAGGCCCTGGGGGAGACGGTGGATATCGAGATCATCGAGGCCCATCATCGCCATAAGGTGGATGCCCCTTCGGGGACCGCGTTGGGATTGGGTCAGGCCATCGCGGGCGCATTGGATCGCGACTTGCAAGATGTTGCCGTGTATGGTCGTGAAGGCCATACCGGAGCCCGGGATCGTCGCACCATCGGATTTGCCACGGTTCGTGGCGGGGACATTGTGGGGGATCATACCGCCTTGTTCGCCGGCGAGGGGGAACGGTTGGAAATCACCCATCGCGCTTCCAGTCGCATGACGTTCGCCCAGGGCGCGGTTCGGGCGGCGGTGTGGGTGGGTTCCCGAAATGCCGGATTGTTCGATATGGGCGATATTTTGGGGTTTGGAAAAAGTTAG
- a CDS encoding TonB-dependent copper receptor codes for MAITGHAQQNQSGNTMDILDEVVVTAPQSDEPLTVRTNPKSPRQPIPAHDGSEYLKSIPGFSQIRKGGTDGDPVLRGMSGSRLNILLDGQQIYGGCGNRMDPPTAYVFPESYDQVSVIKGPQSVLNGAGSSAGAVLFEHKESTFQKPGWSGHGGLTVGSAGRNDQVGNARVGNSTGYLAVGATRTESGNYQDGAGKTIHSDYTRWSGNGSLGWTPNQNTLLEFSTTHSDGEAAYADRSMDGSQFERDHYALKLVRKNITPLIQKVDAQIYYNYVDHVMDNYTLRSVTGMQMASNPDRETTGAHLKTTLAVTDKTNLVLGVDGKQDIHTARSGSGATAAIAQAALLAAPRIQDMEFSQYGIFAEMNHQLSKDATLLAGTRLDSHRGEDSRNCLSSAGGVCQQTAGNNTQGAVDRETLPSGFIRYEHALSGDQGVWYAGLGHAERTADYWERNKFSSTTTALATGTSAFLTTDPEKTTQLDLGLNWHQGPWQGSLSGFYAKIDDYILIRWSPAPTLTRNVDATVLGGEADLAYKINETMTLRSSLAYVHGDNDTDNKPLAQQPPLEFRLAADYDDKTYSAGVLWRLAASQDRLDIGSGNIVFGGADINESAGFGVLSINGGYRLNKEIKWTAGVDNVLDKAYAEHLSNDGLAALGFPANTRINEPGRTVWVKLSFDLDR; via the coding sequence ATGGCCATCACCGGTCATGCACAACAGAACCAATCCGGAAATACCATGGACATTCTGGACGAGGTGGTGGTCACCGCCCCCCAAAGTGATGAACCCCTGACCGTACGCACCAATCCCAAAAGTCCCCGCCAGCCGATTCCCGCCCATGACGGCTCGGAATATCTCAAAAGCATCCCCGGTTTTTCCCAAATCCGCAAAGGCGGCACCGACGGAGATCCGGTGTTGCGGGGCATGTCCGGCTCCCGTCTGAACATTCTGCTGGACGGTCAACAAATCTACGGCGGATGCGGCAATCGCATGGATCCCCCCACCGCCTACGTGTTTCCGGAAAGCTACGATCAGGTCAGCGTGATCAAAGGCCCCCAGTCAGTCTTGAATGGCGCGGGCAGTTCGGCAGGAGCCGTCCTGTTTGAACACAAGGAGAGTACCTTCCAGAAACCGGGGTGGTCCGGGCATGGAGGTCTGACCGTCGGCAGCGCGGGTCGCAACGATCAGGTGGGCAACGCCCGTGTCGGCAATTCCACCGGCTATCTGGCAGTGGGGGCGACCCGAACCGAATCCGGCAACTACCAGGATGGCGCCGGCAAAACCATCCATTCGGACTACACCCGCTGGAGTGGCAACGGGTCCTTGGGATGGACACCGAACCAGAATACCCTGCTGGAGTTCTCCACCACCCACAGCGATGGAGAGGCGGCCTACGCGGACCGATCCATGGATGGCAGCCAGTTTGAACGGGACCATTACGCCCTCAAACTGGTACGCAAGAACATCACCCCGTTGATCCAGAAAGTGGATGCCCAGATCTATTACAACTACGTGGACCACGTGATGGACAACTACACCCTGCGCTCCGTCACCGGAATGCAGATGGCCAGCAATCCGGACCGGGAAACCACTGGCGCCCACCTGAAAACCACCCTGGCCGTGACTGACAAGACCAATCTGGTCCTCGGAGTCGATGGCAAACAGGATATCCATACCGCACGCAGCGGCAGTGGCGCCACAGCGGCCATCGCGCAAGCCGCGCTGCTGGCCGCACCCCGCATCCAGGATATGGAGTTCAGCCAGTACGGCATCTTTGCAGAGATGAATCATCAACTCTCCAAAGATGCCACGCTGCTGGCCGGGACACGTCTGGACAGTCATCGGGGGGAAGACAGTCGCAACTGCCTGAGCAGCGCTGGTGGCGTCTGTCAACAAACGGCGGGCAACAACACGCAAGGAGCGGTGGACCGGGAAACCCTGCCCAGCGGCTTCATCCGCTACGAACATGCGTTGTCCGGTGATCAAGGGGTTTGGTATGCGGGGTTGGGACATGCCGAACGCACCGCCGACTATTGGGAACGCAACAAATTCTCATCCACCACCACGGCCCTCGCCACCGGCACCAGCGCCTTTCTCACCACAGATCCGGAAAAAACCACCCAGTTGGACCTGGGATTGAATTGGCATCAGGGGCCATGGCAAGGATCGTTATCCGGATTCTACGCCAAAATCGACGACTATATCCTGATTCGCTGGTCTCCCGCCCCCACCCTGACCCGCAACGTGGATGCCACCGTGCTGGGAGGCGAGGCGGATTTGGCCTACAAGATCAACGAGACCATGACCCTGCGCTCCTCCTTGGCCTATGTGCATGGGGACAACGATACCGACAACAAACCCCTGGCCCAACAACCTCCCCTGGAGTTCCGCCTGGCCGCCGACTACGACGACAAGACCTACTCCGCCGGGGTCTTGTGGCGTCTGGCCGCCAGTCAAGATCGCCTCGACATCGGTTCCGGGAATATCGTCTTTGGCGGCGCGGACATCAATGAAAGTGCCGGTTTCGGGGTGCTTTCGATCAATGGGGGATATCGGCTGAACAAAGAGATCAAATGGACTGCCGGCGTTGACAATGTACTCGACAAGGCCTACGCCGAACACCTCTCCAACGACGGCCTCGCCGCCCTGGGCTTTCCCGCCAACACCCGCATCAACGAACCGGGCCGCACCGTATGGGTCAAGCTCAGTTTCGATCTGGATCGTTAA
- a CDS encoding TonB family protein — protein MSPPFVVRPEPIAIPFEVVPASDAVATVAPGPTSVAGASPSQPEVPPPKPVETPPQPVETPLQPEVSSPPVRPPEVSRKPSRPRDRPVVRTVAKASASTPVPAVDAVPAPSPAVDVAPVAASQPAASVPPTVPRMGNPALAGSDGLSRTVAEDRLPDVKAAMAANPKPDYPRSARRLGQEGTVLLTVEVTAAGGVAGVGVRKSSGFESLDQAATEAVRRWRFIPARRNGLLVAATVSVPIRFALQAE, from the coding sequence ATGTCACCCCCGTTTGTGGTCCGGCCCGAGCCGATTGCGATTCCCTTCGAGGTGGTTCCCGCGTCGGATGCAGTGGCGACGGTTGCTCCCGGTCCGACTTCGGTAGCCGGCGCGTCGCCGTCCCAACCCGAAGTGCCGCCTCCCAAACCTGTGGAGACACCGCCCCAACCCGTGGAGACACCGCTCCAACCTGAGGTCTCCTCCCCGCCGGTGCGTCCCCCAGAGGTGAGCCGGAAGCCGTCCAGGCCCAGGGATCGACCCGTGGTGCGTACGGTGGCCAAGGCGTCGGCTTCCACTCCGGTTCCGGCGGTGGATGCGGTCCCGGCTCCGTCTCCCGCGGTGGATGTGGCCCCGGTTGCCGCATCCCAGCCTGCCGCGTCCGTGCCGCCGACGGTCCCCCGGATGGGGAATCCGGCCTTGGCCGGGTCTGATGGTCTGTCCCGGACGGTGGCGGAAGATCGACTCCCGGATGTGAAGGCGGCCATGGCCGCCAATCCCAAACCCGACTATCCCCGTTCGGCTCGGCGTCTGGGGCAGGAGGGAACCGTGCTACTCACGGTGGAGGTGACCGCCGCAGGGGGGGTGGCGGGCGTGGGGGTTCGGAAAAGTTCCGGCTTCGAGTCGTTGGATCAGGCGGCCACGGAAGCGGTCCGCCGTTGGCGTTTCATACCGGCGCGACGCAACGGCCTACTGGTCGCGGCGACCGTGAGTGTGCCGATTCGTTTTGCCTTGCAGGCCGAATAG
- a CDS encoding MotA/TolQ/ExbB proton channel family protein has translation MNDSVSWMAWWVHADGVVKGIFVVLILLSITGWTIILHKWGRFQGWLRQERRVRTALDQGERVEPVALLLGPGMAVPVGRSIVLQEARLAQAVREKRVELESGLTFLASIGVSTPFIGLLGTVWGIMHALAGLGHGAALSLDLVAGPVAEALVATAAGLFAAIPAAVGYNLLVRRLRRVMTLAEGNLLRLVSIGPGGSHGRMDG, from the coding sequence ATGAACGATTCGGTATCCTGGATGGCTTGGTGGGTCCATGCCGACGGGGTGGTCAAGGGGATTTTTGTGGTGTTGATCCTTTTGTCCATTACCGGATGGACCATCATCTTGCACAAGTGGGGACGGTTTCAGGGATGGCTCAGACAGGAACGGCGGGTGCGCACCGCTTTGGATCAGGGGGAGCGGGTGGAACCGGTGGCGCTGCTGTTGGGTCCGGGTATGGCGGTCCCGGTCGGGAGGAGCATTGTTTTGCAAGAGGCCCGGTTGGCCCAGGCGGTGCGGGAGAAGCGGGTGGAACTGGAGAGCGGGTTGACCTTTTTGGCTTCCATTGGGGTTTCGACCCCGTTCATCGGACTGCTGGGCACGGTCTGGGGAATCATGCATGCGTTGGCCGGATTGGGTCACGGGGCGGCCTTGTCGTTGGATCTGGTGGCGGGACCGGTGGCCGAGGCGTTGGTGGCGACCGCAGCCGGATTGTTTGCCGCCATTCCCGCGGCGGTGGGATACAATCTGCTGGTGCGGCGCCTGCGGCGGGTGATGACCCTGGCGGAAGGCAATCTGTTGCGTTTGGTGTCTATCGGGCCGGGAGGTTCCCATGGCCGGATGGATGGTTGA
- a CDS encoding biopolymer transporter ExbD, with product MVDPDGGEDRPLAEINVTPLVDVMLVLLVIFIILAPAMANSLKVNLPKASGDPTLSQTPLTVILHADGSTRLNDEPVDATVLAQRLQEAVQRDPELLLRIDGDGATPYQQVAQLLALVQGQGIRKIAFTTLRP from the coding sequence ATGGTTGACCCGGATGGGGGGGAGGATCGGCCCCTGGCCGAGATCAATGTCACCCCATTGGTGGATGTGATGCTGGTATTGCTGGTGATTTTCATCATTCTCGCCCCGGCCATGGCCAATTCCCTGAAAGTGAATTTGCCCAAGGCCTCCGGGGATCCCACCCTCTCCCAAACCCCGTTGACCGTGATTCTGCATGCCGACGGTTCCACCCGGCTCAACGATGAACCCGTGGATGCCACCGTGCTGGCCCAACGTCTGCAAGAGGCGGTTCAGCGGGATCCGGAACTGCTGTTGCGCATCGATGGTGATGGGGCGACCCCCTATCAGCAGGTGGCGCAACTGCTCGCTTTGGTGCAGGGACAGGGCATACGCAAGATCGCGTTCACCACCTTGCGTCCGTAG
- a CDS encoding sulfite exporter TauE/SafE family protein produces MDHFSVLIPLLLALSSLLHCLGMCGGIVGAISFHLTSGMGAVRRPIWPFLLAANLGRLVSYAIAGGLVASFGRTVFETLSPDYGHTLLQGFAALILVGNGLFLIGRFPEMHRIERLGNHLWRGLEPLARRFMTPRTLGQAFLFGVVWGWFPCSLVYGALLWSSGSCSALSGAAVMVLFGLGTLPVMVSAGWLAGTLVRFGGLSRFGRITALILLGIGIFNLFLLGLNVHNSRLHEINHIVNCLIPP; encoded by the coding sequence GTGGATCACTTTTCGGTTTTGATTCCTTTGCTGCTGGCGTTGTCCAGCCTGCTGCACTGTCTGGGCATGTGCGGCGGGATCGTCGGGGCGATTTCGTTTCATCTGACCTCCGGCATGGGAGCAGTGCGGCGTCCCATCTGGCCTTTTTTGCTGGCGGCCAACCTGGGACGGTTGGTCAGTTACGCCATCGCCGGGGGATTGGTGGCGAGCTTCGGTCGTACCGTGTTTGAAACCTTGTCCCCGGATTACGGTCACACCCTGTTGCAAGGATTCGCCGCCTTGATCCTGGTGGGCAACGGTTTGTTTCTGATCGGTCGGTTTCCCGAAATGCACCGCATCGAACGTCTGGGGAACCATCTGTGGCGAGGACTGGAACCCCTCGCGAGACGTTTCATGACGCCACGCACCCTGGGTCAGGCGTTTTTGTTCGGGGTGGTGTGGGGTTGGTTTCCCTGTTCGTTGGTCTATGGGGCCTTGTTGTGGAGCAGTGGTTCCTGTTCGGCTTTGTCGGGTGCGGCGGTCATGGTGCTGTTCGGTCTGGGAACCTTGCCGGTCATGGTTTCTGCCGGCTGGCTGGCCGGAACCCTGGTGCGTTTCGGAGGGCTTTCCCGCTTTGGCCGGATCACCGCTTTGATCCTGCTGGGAATCGGCATTTTCAACTTGTTTTTGTTGGGCTTGAATGTGCATAATTCCCGCTTGCATGAAATCAATCACATTGTCAACTGTCTGATTCCGCCATGA